Proteins encoded within one genomic window of Oncorhynchus nerka isolate Pitt River linkage group LG17, Oner_Uvic_2.0, whole genome shotgun sequence:
- the LOC115144678 gene encoding filaggrin-2-like, protein MTSLEEVPFKSPLGPLQELGPLGGEIELVTAPEFTIPDHLQILQDTEYEFTLENWVMSALHGGCYRPWDAPPPSCPPYWLMFSSPQESRSASRWNSDLRGSALRPRSHSLSSVDTRHLNHHPQPHPHHRCQHSHRKIKLMVSDSEDEAGYSEDDEGSSTEDNASDSKTQRGAYHGGERPRSQSSAPKHPFSRVKDHHLGSSGSSSAHHHSNQPSTGGERPWSQSSAPKHPLSRVKDHHLGSSGSSLAHHHSNQPSTGGRGYQGRNRRANSSSVLDCRRQGSFTGLKQEQGCTISPLCHGQASSPQCHGQASSPQCHGQASSPQCHSDQRPCRKAFRSQQQVSSSSGLEESFVRASSPQCHGQASSPQCHGEASSPQCHGDQRHYSRKRQRSLWSTGKKNSVTPQRPSSAGPEIKNNRQTTLRPRSSHGIGCDSSAELLTALSQEERELLEAITEQGYPLHTAILALQKTGHRNPQQILSYLVASDRLCALGYEEAQVEEAMEMFQNCESKAGEFLQLLAQFNEMGFQQSAIKEVLLVHENHRERALEDLMTQHN, encoded by the exons ATGACCAGTCTAGAGGAGGTTCCCTTTAAGAGCCCTCTGGGGCCACTACAGGAGCTGGGGCCcctgggaggagagatagagcTGGTTACGGCCCCAGAGTTCACCATACCAGACCACCTCCAGATACTACAAGACACTGAG TATGAGTTCACCTTAGAGAACTGGGTGATGTCTGCGCTCCATGGAGGATGCTACCGACCCTGGGATGCCCCGCCCCCATCCTGTCCTCCGTACTGGCTCATGTTCTCCAGTCCCCAGGAGAGTCGCTCGGCCAGCAG GTGGAACAGTGATCTGCGGGGCTCTGCCCTCCGACCAAGGAGCCACAGCCTAAGCTCTGTGGACACACGTCACCTTAACCACCACCCtcaaccccacccccaccaccgCTGCCAGCATAGCCACCGAAAAATCAAGTTAATGGTCTCCGACTCGGAAGACGAAGCTGGCTACTCAGAAGACGACGAGGGCTCCTCCACTGAAGATAACGCCTCAGACTCAAAGACACAACGTGGAGCCTATCACGGTGGTGAACGGCCTCGGTCGCAAAGCTCTGCACCAAAACACCCATTTTCCAGAGTCAAAGACCACCATCTTGGATCTTCAGGATCTTCCTCGGCTCATCACCACTCTAACCAGCCTTCCACTGGTGGTGAACGGCCATGGTCGCAAAGCTCTGCACCAAAACACCCATTATCCAGAGTCAAAGACCACCATCTTGGATCTTCAGGCTCTTCGTTGGCTCATCACCACTCTAACCAGCCTTCCACTGGAGGTCGAGGCTACCAGGGTCGCAACAGGAGGGCCAACTCTTCCTCCGTCCTGGACTGCAGGAGGCAAGGGTCATTCACCGGGCTCAAACAGGAGCAGGGGTGTACCATCAGCCCACTTTGCCATGGTCAGGCCAGCAGTCCCCAGTGCCATGGTCAGGCCAGCAGTCCCCAGTGCCATGGTCAGGCTAGCAGTCCCCAGTGCCATAGCGATCAGAGGCCCTGCAGGAAGGCTTTCAGAagccagcagcaggtgtcatcgTCCTCTGGCCTGGAAGAGTCTTTTGTGCGGGCCAGTAGCCCTCAGTGCCATGGTCAGGCCAGCAGTCCCCAGTGCCATGGCGAGGCTAGCAGTCCCCAGTGCCATGGCGATCAGAGGCACTATAGCAGAAAGAGACAGCGTTCTTTGTGGTCAACGGGAAAAAAAAACTCTGTGACCCCACAACGACCCTCTTCAGCTGGCCCTGAAATCAAGAACAACAGGCAGACT actctgcgTCCGCGTAGCTCACACGGCATTGGCTGTGACTCATCTGCAGAGTTGCTGACGGCCCtaagtcaggaagagagagagctactGGAGGCCATCACTGAGCAGGGCTACCCTCTACACACTGCCATCCTGGCTTTGCAGAAGACTGGCCACCGCAACCCACAACAG ATCCTGAGTTACCTGGTTGCCAGCGACCGTCTGTGTGCGCTGGGCTACGAAGAGGCTCAGGTGGAGGAGGCCATGGAGATGTTCCAGAACTGTGAGAGCAAG